The following coding sequences are from one Nicotiana tomentosiformis chromosome 3, ASM39032v3, whole genome shotgun sequence window:
- the LOC138907820 gene encoding uncharacterized protein, whose product MEMLKQIQVNIPLIDVLREMPGYAKMMKDLMSRKFDFHDLSTVTLTQTCSAVVTRPIAEKLSDPGSFTIPCTIDNYDFAKALCDLGENINLMPLAIYKRLGIGRARPMPMLLQLADRIVKRPSDFVILDCLVDEEIPIILGRPFLATGRALIDCETGELKMRLNDEEITFNVQKSMRRPSEFANCSLIEAVDVILEEEDETLNDKDPLAACLLNLDEKEQLLQVLSECKTAIGWTITDIEGISSDFCMHKNYWKMATNLPENIKEG is encoded by the exons atggagatgttgaaACAAATACAAGTGAACATTCCACTGATTGATGTGTTGCGAGAGATGCCTGGGTATGCCAAAATGATGAAAGATTTAATGTCTCGAAAATTCGACTTCCATGACCTGTCCACTGTTACATTGACACAGACCTGTAGTGCAGTCGTGAcgagacccatagctgagaagttatcagacccagggagtttcacaatcccatgcacgaTAGACAACTATGATTTTGCTAAAGCCTTGTGTGATTTAGGGGAAAACATAAACTTGATGCCATtggctatctacaaaaggttaggcataGGAAGAGCTAGACCCATGCCCATGTTACTACAACTAGCCGACCGGATagtgaagaggccctctg attttgtcattctagactgcctggttgacgaggagattcccataattttgggaagaccattcttggccactgggagagctTTAATTGACTGTGAAACTGGAGAGCTCAAAATGAGACTAAATGATGAAGAGATAACATTCAACGTGCAGAAATCTATGCGGCGACCAAGTgaatttgctaactgctctctaatagaagccgtggatgtaattttggaggaggaagatgagacctTGAACGATAAGGACCCTTTAGCAGCATGTCTCTTGAACTTAGATGAA AAAGAACAGCTTTTGCAGGTATTGAGTGAGTGCAAAACTGCAATCGGTTGGACCATTACAGACATTGAGGGGATCAGCTCGGACTTCTGTATGCATAAGAATTACTGGAAGATggccacaaaccttccagagaacatcaaagaaggatga
- the LOC104117381 gene encoding trimethyltridecatetraene synthase-like, with translation MEITSVFIALAWLLALAIISKVINHLCPKTKLPPGPKPWPIIGNLNLIGSIPRESLHNLSQKYGDLMHLKFGSRPVLIASSPEMAKEILKTHDAIFASRPALAAGKYLSFNYSDMSWAPYGAKWGQGRKIYITEIFNPKRLDSFKYIRVEEGRNLISRLFALSGKPIFLKDHLPQFTLCTISRMVMSGKYYCDKSESNDTIVTLEKLQWMLEEWFILGGVVNIGDWIPWLNWLDLQGYVKRMKALEKTMVEFHNYVLEDHKAKAKENSHPTDMVDVLLQLADDPNLEVKLTTNHLMGLILDLLAGGTDTSATTVEWAFQELMRNPKIIEKANQELDKAIGKERWVEEEDLSQLPYIEAIIKETFRLHPLTTLLAPHYSIEDCNVAGYDIPKGTTVFVNTWSLGRNPKCWDRPEKFIPERFLENDIDIKGQNFTLLPFGSGRRRCPGYSLGIKLVQTTLANLLHGFNWKLSGDMKPEDISMEEIYGLTTHPKKPTSMIMEPKLSPHLY, from the exons ATGGAGATTACTTCGGTATTCATAGCCTTGGCATGGCTTCTAGCATTAGCTATTATTTCAAAAGTTATCAACCATCTATGCCCCAAAACAAAGCTACCACCAGGACCAAAGCCATGGCCAATTATTGGCAATTTGAACCTTATTGGTTCAATCCCACGTGAGTCTTTGCACAATCTCTCACAAAAATATGGAGATCTAATGCACCTAAAGTTCGGTTCCAGGCCTGTTCTGATAGCATCTTCCCCAGAAATGGCGAAAGAGATTTTGAAAACACATGATGCCATCTTTGCTTCTCGCCCTGCATTAGCTGCTGGTAAGTACCTTAGCTTTAACTACTCAGACATGTCATGGGCACCTTATGGTGCAAAGTGGGGCCAAGGTCGAAAGATCTACATAACCGAGATATTTAATCCCAAAAGGCTTGATTCCTTCAAGTACATTCGTGTTGAGGAAGGGAGAAATTTGATTTCTCGTCTTTTTGCTCTATCAGGAAAGCCAATTTTTCTCAAAGACCATTTACCTCAATTTACACTTTGCACTATAAGTAGGATGGTTATGAGTGGCAAGTACTACTGTGATAAGTCAGAATCTAATGATACAATAGTGACACTCGAAAAATTGCAATGGATGCTAGAAGAATGGTTTATCCTTGGTGGGGTGGTTAATATCGGGGATTGGATACCTTGGCTTAATTGGCTTGACTTGCAAGGGTACGTAAAGCGAATGAAGGCTTTGGAGAAAACCATGGTAGAATTTCACAATTATGTGCTTGAAGATCACAAGGCTAAAGCAAAGGAGAATTCTCATCCAACGGACATGGTTGATGTCTTGTTGCAACTAGCTGATGACCCTAATCTGGAAGTTAAGCTCACGACCAATCATCTAATGGGGTTAATCCTC GATTTGTTGGCCGGTGGAACAGATACTTCAGCAACAACTGTAGAATGGGCATTTCAAGAATTAATGAGGAACCCAAAGATCATTGAGAAGGCAAACCAAGAACTTGACAAAGCCATTGGGAAAGAAAGATGGGTAGAAGAAGAGGACCTTTCCCAACTACCTTATATAGAAGCCATAATCAAAGAGACATTTAGACTGCACCCTTTAACTACATTACTTGCTCCGCATTACTCCATTGAGGACTGCAATGTTGCTGGTTATGACATACCAAAGGGAACAACAGTATTTGTAAATACATGGTCTTTAGGAAGAAATCCTAAGTGTTGGGATAGGCCAGAAAAATTCATTCCAGAAAGGTTCTTAGAAAATGACATTGACATAAAGGGACAAAACTTCACACTGCTCCCATTTGGTTCAGGAAGGAGGAGGTGCCCCGGATATAGTCTCGGGATTAAGCTTGTTCAGACAACGCTGGCTAACTTGTTGCATGGATTCAACTGGAAATTATCTGGAGATATGAAGCCAGAAGATATAAGCATGGAGGAAATTTATGGATTGACAACACACCCAAAGAAGCCGACATCTATGATCATGGAACCAAAACTTAGCCCCCATCTTTATTAG